One segment of Myotis daubentonii chromosome 11, mMyoDau2.1, whole genome shotgun sequence DNA contains the following:
- the LOC132211735 gene encoding N-acetyllactosaminide alpha-1,3-galactosyltransferase-like 1: MDIQAPYMVSADTNRRRMATIAEQWDHEAEEPRLSDWFTPKKRPDVITTTDWLAPVIWEETYNRQVLEKYYKRLNITIGLVVWSTRKFTGQYLKQFIQSANKHFMIGYNVIFYILMDEFSVPPIELGPLRTFKVLPILREKFLEDFNVLHMKNLNAYIIEHIQYEVDFLFSMSINQIFKSNFGVETLGKSVALLHAWWYFENVKKFPYERSPKSAAFIPFGKGDFYYHSAIFGGTPHEVLTFTAEYQKGVIHDIENELSSTYERHLNKYFFVNKPTKLLSPEYNWDPTFRTPPQIKHVKIAWQSTGI, from the exons ATGGATATTCAGGCTCCCTACATGGTCTCTGCTGACACCAACCGCAGGAGGATGGCCACAATTGCTGAGCAGTG GGATCATGAAGCAGAAGAACCTCGGCTATCAGACTGGTTTACTCCTAA AAAACGTCCTGATGTAATAACAACAACTGACTGGCTCGCTCCAGTCATATGGGAAGAAACTTACAATAGACAGGTCctggaaaaatattataaaagactGAACATTACCATAGGCCTGGTTGTATGGTCTACTAGAAA GTTTACAGGACAGTACCTGAAACAGTTCATCCAATCTGCTAATAAGCACTTTATGATTGGCTACAATGTTATCTTTTACATCTTGATGGACGAGTTCTCCGTACCTCCCATAGAGTTAGGTCCCCTTCGAACATTTAAAGTATTGCCTATATTAAGAGAAAAGTTCTTGGAAGACTTTAATGTCCTACACATGAAGAACTTAAATGCGTACATCATAGAACACATCCAGTATGAAGTTGACTTTCTCTTCAGTATGAGTATAAACCAGATCTTCAAGAGTAACTTTGGAGTGGAAACCCTGGGCAAATCTGTAGCTCTACTTCATGCATGGTGGTATTTTGAGAATGTTAAAAAATTCCCTTATGAGAGAAGCCCTAAATCAGCGGCTTTCATCCCTTTTGGAAAGGGAGATTTCTATTATCATAGTGCAATTTTTGGTGGCACACCTCATGAGGTTTTAACCTTCACTGCAGAATATCAAAAAGGAGTAATTCATGACATTGAAAATGAACTTAGCAGCACATACGAACGCCACCTAAACAAGTATTTTTTTGTCAATAAGCCTACTAAGTTGTTATCACCAGAATACAATTGGGATCCAACTTTTAGAACTCCTCCACAAATTAAACATGTTAAGATAGCATGGCAGTCAACCGGGATTTGA